TTGGAAAAAGATGGAGAAAAGGACAGATCGCATGGCAGACAGGGTTCAAAGAGCAGAAATTATAGAAGTAGCTACGCCAAATGGCACATCTATAATATTTTCCAAGAAAAACAGGATGGCAAAAGCAGATACAGGAATGATCACAACATCCGGAAAATTCAGCAACCTGCCTGCAGGTGAAGTATTTCTGGCACCGCTTGAGGGTACGGCTAATGGAAGGCTTGTGCTTGATTGGGCTCCTACCCGCAAATTAAAGAGCCCTGTAACGCTCCATATTAAAAAGGGAAATGTTGAAAGGGTAGAAGGAAAGGAAAATTATATTAACGAGTTAAAGAAGAAGCTGTCTGAAAGAAAAGAGAATAGAAATCTGGCAGAACTTGGGATTGGCACAAATGACAGAGCTGTAAGGCTCGATAATATCCTGGAATCAGAGAAGATATTCGGCACGGTTCATATGGCCTTAGGTGATAATAGTTCATTCGGCGGCAGAATCTCAACGCCTTTTCACCAGGATTTTATATTCTTCAGACCAACTGTGACATTGATACATAAAGACGGAACCAGAGATGTTTTGCTTAAAGATGGAGAGTTACAGAAGAATAGAAGAAGTTGATCGGGTGAAAAATATATTCACCTTGCTATAGCGTCAAGATAAATTTCTTATACTCTGGGGACTGATCGATTATCTCCATGCCGAAATTATATACTCGTCCGACAAGGGCGTCCATATTTTCCTGCAATCTCTTGATCTCACAGAAAAGATTAAAAACTTCTCCTGTGGGAAACTCGAATTTTACATTCACAAGCATATGAACTTTAAGGTCTTCTAATGCTTCATCACGTATGATCACACCGAAGAGCCCTTCCCCGGAGAGGTTCTCTATAAAACCTCTATAAGTTCTATCGCCCAGTGTGATTTCAGCTTTTAATCTGAATGTTTTTCTTTTAGAACGTCTTTTTGAATCGTCGGTCATAAGAGTTATTTAAAGCCAAGTATAACAAAATAAAGTAAAAAGTCAAAGAAGAAGGGATTAACGGGGTTTGGGAAACCCGGTTAAAGAATAACCGCAGGGGATTTTTCAGGAAAGGTCTTTCAGGAAATTTTGATAGTTAGGGAATGCATTGACTATCTCCATGCCGATGCTATGTGTCAGCCCGTGAGGCGGAGTTTTATATGACCATATTACCTGACATTGCAGACAAATTGGCTCTTGATAGGGCGGATCCAGTTTTACCTGCAACCTTGTTCCGGGAGCTAATCTTATGGGACTGTTTGTAGGAAAGGAGATCATATAAAGGCTGTTTTCAGACAGATTTACTATGACCCCGGGATAATGCATATTGTCATAAGCAAATTCAGCTTTGTAATTGACGGCCTTTTTAACTGGCACCGCCTCTTTTTTTGTTATCGGATTATTAAGTAACATAACTTCCGCCTTTCTTCTATAAAATCTAACACCTTTTTATGGGATCAAATATAAGTGGCAGTCTGATTTTTTTGTAGGTATTTGTCCTATGAGAAGAAAAATTGGCGAAGGGATTTTTAATACTTAGAAGACCGCGTTAGTCAGTTACAAGCCGGTTGCTTATTGCGTAATGGGTCAACTGCGCATTGTTCTTCATTTCCATCTTTTCCAGGATGCGTGATCTGTATGTGCTGATTGTTTTCACGCTGAGACAAAGGCTCTCCGCGATCTCCTTGACTGCCTTGCCGGATGCGATCATACACATCACCTCATATTCACGGTCAGAGAGCGACTCGTGGAGAGAATCCTCTGATTTGGCCTCCAGATGGCAGGCCAATCGTTCTGCAAGTGAAGAACTTACATATTTTTTCCCGCTTGAGACTTTTCTGATAGCGGCTATCAGTTCGTTGGGAGTGCTCTCTTTTGTCAGATAACCTGAAGCGCCGGCCTTTAAGGCCCTGACAGCATATTGTTCTTCCGGAGATACGCTTAATATAAGAACCTGAAGCGCAGGATTGTCGTGCTTTATCTGTTTAAGTATCTCAAGCCCGTTTCTGCCCGGCATCGAGATATCCAAAAGGACAACATCATATTTGTTATGCCATACTTTTTCCAGGGCCTCCTGTCCATTATTCGCTTCACCGGTTACAACTATGTCGGAAGTTTCCGAGAGTATTTGTTTCAGTCCTTCACGGACAATTGCGTGGTCATCAACGATCAGTATCTTAATCATATTTTTTGTTCCTCTTTATTATTCAGGGGAATACGGACAGTTACGGTAGTGCCCTTATCAGGTTTTCCTGATATTTTGACCTTCCCTTTCCAATAATACGCGCGTTCACGGATACCTATCAGCCCGAAAGCATCAGGATTGGTTATCTCAGTTTCTGTTATTCCTCTTCCGTTATCTTTCACTTCCAGTGTAAGCTCATGGTCTTTTTCTTTAAGAGCTACCGCTACTCTTGTCGCTTTTGCATGGCGTACAACATTTGTCAGTGTCTCCTGGAATATGCGGAATACTGTAGTGGCGCGTTCCTGATCAATGATATTATGGGTGCTGAAGGCGACGTTACACTTGATGCCTGTCCGTTTCTGGAATTCATCTGTCTGCCATTCCATAGCTTCCTGAAGGCCGAGATCATCAAGAAGCCCGGGCCTAAGCTCTGAAGATATTTTTGATACGGTTTGCAGTATCTTGTCGATGAGCTTCAACATTGAAGCTGTTTTTTCATGAATTGTTTTTTGCTCTTTCGGTAATTTTCCGTGAAGCCAGAAGATGTCCATGTTCAATGCTGTCAGTAATTGAGCTAATTCATCATGTATCTCACGGGCAATATGTTTTCTCTCTTCTTCACGCACTGACTGCAGGTGGGAAGTAAGCTTGCGAAGTTCTTCGCTTGTCTTTCTGATCTCTTCTTCATCGCGGATACGTTTTGAGATATCTCTGACGATATGTATCACGCCTATGAGGTTATTCTCATTGTCAAATCGTGGGATTGCCCGTATCTCAATATTCCTGTTTAAATGTGGCTCAAAAAGCTCAAAAGAGGAAGGTATTCCGGTTTTGACACATTCACAACTCGGACATCCGGTTGGAGGGCAGAGAGTTCCGTGGTAATATTTGAAGCATTTTGCATCTTTTTCGCCCGGAAGCGGCAGGTACAGATTGTTCTTTGCTGCATCGTTTGCATGTATGATATTGAAGTCTTTATCGTGGATGGTGATCATGTCGGTTATTGTATTGAAGATGCCGGTCCAGTCCTGTTTGTTGAGCGGAGATAATGCGTCGATTTGCTTTGGCCTTTTCATTTTAATAATAAACCCGGCCTGTCAAGTCATGCTGCTTGATAAGCGATTGAAGCTGTCACTTTGACTTTAATTTTTTCTGTTCATACATCAATTTATCAGCTCTTGAAAGAAGTTCATGGATTGAGCAGGGTTTATCAGGGTCGTAGTATGCTATTCCGATGCTTATTGATAACTTGTAGCCGAAATTTTTCTTTGAATAATATAATTCCAGATATTTCTTTAAACGGTCAGCAATCTTGTCAGGACGCTCCCCGGTGCTTACTACCGGGATAATTGCAAATTCGTCTCCCCCCATACGCGCCATTATATCTGATTTCCTAAAATGTTTTTTGAGGATCTTTGCGGTCTCAACCAGCGCCCTGCTGCCTTCATTATGACCGAATTTATCATTTATTTTTTTTAAATTATCAAAGTCGGCATAAAGGAGAAAAAGGCCTTTTTTCTGACGGTCTGCCACTTTCAGCTGATGCTCGGCAAGGGCGAAGAATCCGCGCCTGTTGTAAAGATCGGTCAGGTCATCGGTCAATGACAGGGTGCGAAGGTTTTCCTCTAAATCTTTTAGTCTGGTTATATCTTTTGATACTACGGTTACGGATATGATATTCTTGTGTTTTCCCCTTACAGGGCTGAGTGTCAGCAAAAAGTATTTATCATCCATTCTGCTTTTGTGTTCGTACTGAATGGAACGGCCGGTCTTAAATACTTTGTCTACTTTTTCAGTGAAGTCTCTTGTGTCTTCTTCCGAATGAAATTCGTCAAATGTTCTTCCATGAAAGTTGTTCTTTAAAAGCCCTAACCTTGAAAGGTGTTTTTTGTTAATAAAGAGATACCTGTAATCGCGGTCAACCAGGTATATGGAGTCTTCAGTTGACTCCACCAGTGAACGGTACCGCTCTTCAGACAAAGATTTTTCCTCAATCAGTGCTTCCAGCATCGCCACTTTTCGGCGAAGCTTCAGCAGGTCTTTAACAGGTTCTTCGGGAGTTCTTATTTTGTCCTTCATGAGAAAACGCCCCTTTGTTTATTAATATTACAGTATTTTGATGAAATGATGAAGAGATACGGCTTGGATGAATAGAAAATGGTGCGGTGTAGGTCAGACTATTAAGAAGAAGCCCAAGGCATTAATCAGTTTAGTTGGTTGTTGCGCTTACTAACGCTTCTCCGAGTAAACTGCATGTATTAGCATCTTCACAGTTATTGCAGTATATGTTGTTTTCCTGCAAGAGGCAGCTTAGGATTGCAGCGATTTTTTTTGCTTTTTCAGCGTTAACATGCATGATGGATATTTATACCCAATAACTAAGTTAGTGTCAATAGGTATAATGGCTGCTTTTAGTTGAATAAAAAAAATAAATTCACTCTGTCGGGCAAGTTTAACACGATAAAAAAGGGTTGTGCTGATTAAGGCACAACCCTTTTTTAGATAGAGTTAAGCTTGGTTAGAAACGGTAAGATACGTTTGCACCCAGCATATGAATCGCTGTTCTATACTTTCCATTAGCGCTTAAGGCGCTGTTTAAGGGAGTAGCTGTATTGTCATCTATAGTGTTATTTTTCTGCCGCTCGTGAACTTTCTGAAAACCATAGGCAAGGTCAACTTTTAAGTTGTTGCGTTTTATGCCCGCTCCGATAGTGTATATATCTGTATCAGCATCAGGGATTGCCGGTTCAAATGTTTCATCAGGAACAGGATTGCCTGCTTTAAGATATCCGGCACGCAGCGCGATCATATCATTCAGCTGGTATTCTCCTCCAAAGAGCACGGATGTTGTATCGTCCCAGTTTTTGGGTACAATGGATACTTTGCTGCCGGCAACTGCCTTCTCAAGGTCAACTTTAAATTGGTCATAAGAAGACCATCCTTCCCATCTGATGCCTGCTTCCAGGGTAAGCTTATCAATCCCTTTGAAAGCAACTCCGGCATGAATCTGCTGAGGAAGTGTTATGGTAACCGTACCGTTTGTATCAGGGAACAAGGGTGCTATTGGAAGACCTGCAGGCAGGTCGAAGGAGGCAGTTCCTTCAGCCTCGATCTCAACTGTGCTGCGGTAGGAGGCGCCTATTGCGATATCATCAGTTAAATTATAAAGGAGGCCGAGATTGTAACCATATCCGCCCCCATCTCCTTCAAATCTTTTGTTTCCGTCCGCAAGAGAAAAAGCTGAAAAATTTATCTTATTCTCCAATGATGCGTCAAGGAAAACATAATCGAAACCTGCTGCAACTGCAAGATTTGGTAATACCCTATATGAAATAACAGGGTTTATGTTAATAGTAGTTAATTCTGACCTGGTAGCAATGTATCGTCCTTCCCAAGTCGGACTCCACTCACTTCCAAGGCCGAATGGACTGAATACACCAAGCCCGAAGCTCAGCTTGTCATTGAATTTGCGAGTAACAAAGAGGGTGCTTGGCAAAAAGATATTGTGTTCAGCCTTAAAGGTTGCGCCTGTGTCACTCGTGAATTCACGTGAGGGGGAGATAAAAGTCGTTCCCAATTCTAACTGTGTGCCATCCAGTTGGTTAATAAGAGCCGGGTTGATGAATATGGCTGACGGGGCTTTAAGATGTGCGGTAACGGAATTGCCTTGCCCCAGGGAATCAGCCCCCTGTGTATATATGGCAAAACCCGAACTGTGAACATCTTGTGCAGGACAGAAAATCAACAACGAAAGCATAAGGAATGACATGACTTTTAACAGTGTTGTTTTTTTCATTGAACCCCTCCTTTTTTGTTAAAGATATTTGAGATGATGAACGGTTATTGTGATCTGAAAACAAAAAAATAACGACCCAATATTTTGTTATAAAACCATATAATAATTATTCTTGTCAAACAATAATGTTTAAAAACAAAAGGCTTAAAAGCTAACAGATAATATTACAAAATTGTTTTTTTGACTTATATCAAGTTTGACGTTATTATAAACAGTTTTAATTTATTTATAAAGAGAAATAAAAATGAAAAGAAAATTAATTCTTATAAATCCTGTTGGGCAGAAAAGCGGCCTGCTACTTAGTAAATTTTCTGCTTATCCACCCTTAAGCCTTGCCTATGTAGCGGCATTGACCCCTGACCACTGGGATATAGAAATCATAGATGAGAATATTGCAGAGTTCAGTTATAAGGACGCAGACTTTGTAGGAATCACATCATTTACTGCCAATATTAACAGAGCATATGAGATTGCGGCTATTTATCGTAATAAGGGAATCAAAGTTGTTTTAGGGGGCATTCATGCCTCTGTGCTTCCTGATGAAGCAGTAAATTATGTTGACGCAGTTGTTGTTGGTGAAGCTGAACTCATCTGGAAGAAGGTTATTGAAGATTTTGAGAATAACGTTTTAAAGCAAAAATATAATGGGCCTGCGGTGCCATTAAGAGATTACCATATTTTACCCAGGAGAGATTTATTAAGTAATAAATATTTCTGGGGAACCATACAGACATCTCGTGGTTGCCCTTTTGGCTGTGATTTTTGCTCGGTTTCCAGATATCTTGGTAAAGATTACAGACAAAAGAAAACAGAGGATATTTTAGATGAATTAGAGAAAATAGAGAACGAATATATTATCTTTCTTGATGATAATCTTGTGGGTTATGGCAAGAGTTCTGAAGAAAATGCCATAAGGTTATTTAAGGGAATGCAGAAGCGAAACATAAAGAAAAAATGGTGTATGCAGACCTCAATTAATACAGGGGAGAACGAGGAGGTTCTTAAGTATGCTGCTAAGAGCGGCTGTATCTATGCCCTTGTCGGAATTGAAACCATCAGCAAAGAAAGCCTTAAAGATATGAAAAAGGGAATTAACTTGAAGATTGGGATAGATAATTTTAAAAATATAATTGGCAGGTTTCATAAATATGGCATAGGAGTGCTTGGAGCTTTTATCATAGGTAATGATTATGAAAACATGAAGTACTTTGAAGACCTGAGCGACTTCATAGTCAGGGCTGGAGTTGATGTTGCACAGATAACGATTTTAACGCCGCTTCCGGGAACCAGCTTATTCGATCGCTTGCAATCAGAGGGCAGATTGAAGCACACTAATTTTCCTGATGATTGGGTAAAGTTCAGGTTTTCTCATCTTGTTCATGAACCTAAAGGAATTAACGAAAAAGAAATATATAACGGAAATAATTATATAAAAAGTAGAATATACTCGCCTTATATTTTCCTCTTCAGGATGATCAAATCTCTTTTTTCACTAAAGAGATTTCATTCATTTATTGCCATATATCATTTAAATAAAGCCTTTAAAAAGGGCTGGGAAAATTCGCATTATTATAATATGCCATGATATACAGTAAGATATTTGATGATCTATATGAAATTAATTAAAAGGAGTTTAATCAGTGCCTAACAGTAAATATTTAATGGAAAGCGCGGAAGAGACCACGCGACTTGACTTAAAGACTGATGCCAGCATAGTGGAGAAGCAGGCTCTTTGGGCAGGTATTAAGCCTGGAATGAGGGTTGCCGACCTTGGATGCGGTTCGGGCAAGACTACCTCAGTTTTACATAAACTTGTTCAACCAGGTGGAGAAGTAGTTGGAATAGACTTTGCCAAGGATAGAATAGAATATGCAGAAAAGCATTATAAAGGCGAAGGAATTGAGTTTAAGTGCCTTGATATTAAAGAATCAATGGATGTAATAGGGAAGTTTGATTTTGTCTGGACAAGATTTGTTCTTGAATATTACCGTGCTGATAGCATTGATATAGTGCAGAATGCGGATAGGATATTAAAACCAGGGGGCATACTCTGCTTAGTTGATCTTGATCATAATCCTTTAAACCATTATGGATATTCAAAACGCGTTGAAAGAACTATTGCATCAATAATGAAAATTCTTGAGGAAAAAATGAACTTTGATCCTTATGCAGGAAGAAAACTTTATTCTTATATATATGACCTTGGTTATAAAAATATCAACGTTGATGTTGCTGCTCACCATGTAATTTTTGGTGAGTTAAAAGATATTGATGCTTATAACTGGATAAAAAAACTGGAAGTGGTTCCAAAAAAAATAAACTATGATTTTAAAGAGTTTGATGGAGGACACGAAGAATTTTTACAGGAGTGTAAAAGTTTTTTTTCTCACCCCAGAAGATTTACATATACCCCGATAATTTTATGCAGAGGGGAGAAACCAGTTTAAAGGTATTTATAACTCAAGTTGTACAGGCTGTTTATCTTTGTATTCCCTCTTATAGTAGCTTATAAGCGCTTCTACGATTTCTCTTTTAAAGAAAATATCAATTTTGTTTTCCAAAAGATCAAATGCTATATCGAGGTGCATAGGGTCTCTGTAGTGACGCTTTGATGTAATAGCTTCAAAAAAATCTGCAACAGCTATAATTTGAGAGCCCAATGGTATTTCTTCACCTTTAAGCCCGTTAGGGTAGCCGCTGCCATTAATTTTTTCATGATGAAAACCGGCGATTTCCGGAACCTGCTTATAAATTCCCTGAAAGTTTATCTGGTGCAGAATCTTGTTTGTTTTTGTAGCGTGGGTCTTTATTTTTTCATATTCATCCGGTTCAAGAGGGCCTTGCTTCTTCAAGATAGCGTCTTCAATGCCTATCTTCCCGTAATCATGCAGTAAGGAAGCTACCCTGACCATCTCACAGTAATCGTGAGACAATTTCATTTCATGGCATATTCCAAGAGCGTACTCTGTGACTTTCTCAGAATGGCCTGCCGTAAGAGGATCACGGGCATCAATGCTCGCAGCAAGCACATGAAGAATTGATTTAAACTGCTCTGCTTCCGCATCCCGGAGCGAGGCATTGTACATGCTTATTCCTATCTGCGGAGCGATTCCCATCAGTAAATTGATATCACTTTGAACCAGAGGTTTTTTGCTTTTTATATTATCAACCGCAAGTATGCCTAATGTTTCTTTTTCATATACTATCGGGCAGCAGATAAATGATTTCACGCCCATTGCTTTGGCAAATTCCAGACTGTGGGCAGTCATTAGGCCCTCGATCTCATCAATGTCATTTATTAAAAAAGGCTCCTGCTTCTTAAACGAAACAACAAATATTCCTTTTGAATCAGGTTTATCAAGATGAAAAACAGCTTTTTTTAGGAACCTTACTTGGTTCTTAAGATATCCATAACCTGTTCGGAAGATCAATTGCGTCCTATCCTGATTTGCAAGCAGGATCATACCTCTGTCATAGTCAAGACGTTTTTCAAGGATCTGAATTACCTTTGCTAATATGCCATCAATGTTTGCCTGTTTACTTAAGGCTTCCCCTATCTCATTTATCATTAGGGCATTGTTGTAGTTTATATCTATCTGATCAATAAGTTTTTCCGATGACCCTTCAAGACTGGTTACAGCGGCCTTCAATTCGCGGATTTCCGAGTTGCCTGCATACCAGCTCATAAGTAACAGGATAATTGCTGACGCCGGCAGGAAAGTAATTAATGTAAGATGCGGGGCAAAAAAAGCAGATATCAGACAGAAAGTTGAAAAGAGCAAGGTTGCATATGCC
This genomic stretch from Nitrospirota bacterium harbors:
- a CDS encoding B12-binding domain-containing radical SAM protein, coding for MKRKLILINPVGQKSGLLLSKFSAYPPLSLAYVAALTPDHWDIEIIDENIAEFSYKDADFVGITSFTANINRAYEIAAIYRNKGIKVVLGGIHASVLPDEAVNYVDAVVVGEAELIWKKVIEDFENNVLKQKYNGPAVPLRDYHILPRRDLLSNKYFWGTIQTSRGCPFGCDFCSVSRYLGKDYRQKKTEDILDELEKIENEYIIFLDDNLVGYGKSSEENAIRLFKGMQKRNIKKKWCMQTSINTGENEEVLKYAAKSGCIYALVGIETISKESLKDMKKGINLKIGIDNFKNIIGRFHKYGIGVLGAFIIGNDYENMKYFEDLSDFIVRAGVDVAQITILTPLPGTSLFDRLQSEGRLKHTNFPDDWVKFRFSHLVHEPKGINEKEIYNGNNYIKSRIYSPYIFLFRMIKSLFSLKRFHSFIAIYHLNKAFKKGWENSHYYNMP
- a CDS encoding PilZ domain-containing protein: MLLNNPITKKEAVPVKKAVNYKAEFAYDNMHYPGVIVNLSENSLYMISFPTNSPIRLAPGTRLQVKLDPPYQEPICLQCQVIWSYKTPPHGLTHSIGMEIVNAFPNYQNFLKDLS
- a CDS encoding PAS domain-containing protein, whose amino-acid sequence is MKRPKQIDALSPLNKQDWTGIFNTITDMITIHDKDFNIIHANDAAKNNLYLPLPGEKDAKCFKYYHGTLCPPTGCPSCECVKTGIPSSFELFEPHLNRNIEIRAIPRFDNENNLIGVIHIVRDISKRIRDEEEIRKTSEELRKLTSHLQSVREEERKHIAREIHDELAQLLTALNMDIFWLHGKLPKEQKTIHEKTASMLKLIDKILQTVSKISSELRPGLLDDLGLQEAMEWQTDEFQKRTGIKCNVAFSTHNIIDQERATTVFRIFQETLTNVVRHAKATRVAVALKEKDHELTLEVKDNGRGITETEITNPDAFGLIGIRERAYYWKGKVKISGKPDKGTTVTVRIPLNNKEEQKI
- a CDS encoding aminopeptidase, encoding MKTKEDKIIENIFKINLRIRKKEKLLVFTDNKSRKLITISKKVSDIGNTFCNRAGYLQYNSTESHGAEPPEELWREAFGNNIVTELINKKILNSIINKRILPVKLNEAERIVKRYKEEAVNAVVALSYYSTSHTRFRDFLTRICGTRYASMPTFEGSMFKTAMSVDWKKMEKRTDRMADRVQRAEIIEVATPNGTSIIFSKKNRMAKADTGMITTSGKFSNLPAGEVFLAPLEGTANGRLVLDWAPTRKLKSPVTLHIKKGNVERVEGKENYINELKKKLSERKENRNLAELGIGTNDRAVRLDNILESEKIFGTVHMALGDNSSFGGRISTPFHQDFIFFRPTVTLIHKDGTRDVLLKDGELQKNRRS
- a CDS encoding class I SAM-dependent methyltransferase; amino-acid sequence: MPNSKYLMESAEETTRLDLKTDASIVEKQALWAGIKPGMRVADLGCGSGKTTSVLHKLVQPGGEVVGIDFAKDRIEYAEKHYKGEGIEFKCLDIKESMDVIGKFDFVWTRFVLEYYRADSIDIVQNADRILKPGGILCLVDLDHNPLNHYGYSKRVERTIASIMKILEEKMNFDPYAGRKLYSYIYDLGYKNINVDVAAHHVIFGELKDIDAYNWIKKLEVVPKKINYDFKEFDGGHEEFLQECKSFFSHPRRFTYTPIILCRGEKPV
- a CDS encoding HD domain-containing protein yields the protein MKKEKDIPLYNSRIINTYIKFIKRNYSYVDVNDLLHYAKMESYQVEDVGHWFTQTQINRFHEKLKTLTGNIEIAREAGRYLASPEATGLLRQYILGLVSLPKVYEIAGKAASKFTRSSSYSSKKIGSNQIELSVSPNTGVKEEPFQCENRLGYIEALAKIFNYKSKKIEHPECVFKGGTSCRYIISWNESPATILKTIRAYATLLFSTFCLISAFFAPHLTLITFLPASAIILLLMSWYAGNSEIRELKAAVTSLEGSSEKLIDQIDINYNNALMINEIGEALSKQANIDGILAKVIQILEKRLDYDRGMILLANQDRTQLIFRTGYGYLKNQVRFLKKAVFHLDKPDSKGIFVVSFKKQEPFLINDIDEIEGLMTAHSLEFAKAMGVKSFICCPIVYEKETLGILAVDNIKSKKPLVQSDINLLMGIAPQIGISMYNASLRDAEAEQFKSILHVLAASIDARDPLTAGHSEKVTEYALGICHEMKLSHDYCEMVRVASLLHDYGKIGIEDAILKKQGPLEPDEYEKIKTHATKTNKILHQINFQGIYKQVPEIAGFHHEKINGSGYPNGLKGEEIPLGSQIIAVADFFEAITSKRHYRDPMHLDIAFDLLENKIDIFFKREIVEALISYYKREYKDKQPVQLEL
- a CDS encoding TonB-dependent receptor, which gives rise to MKKTTLLKVMSFLMLSLLIFCPAQDVHSSGFAIYTQGADSLGQGNSVTAHLKAPSAIFINPALINQLDGTQLELGTTFISPSREFTSDTGATFKAEHNIFLPSTLFVTRKFNDKLSFGLGVFSPFGLGSEWSPTWEGRYIATRSELTTININPVISYRVLPNLAVAAGFDYVFLDASLENKINFSAFSLADGNKRFEGDGGGYGYNLGLLYNLTDDIAIGASYRSTVEIEAEGTASFDLPAGLPIAPLFPDTNGTVTITLPQQIHAGVAFKGIDKLTLEAGIRWEGWSSYDQFKVDLEKAVAGSKVSIVPKNWDDTTSVLFGGEYQLNDMIALRAGYLKAGNPVPDETFEPAIPDADTDIYTIGAGIKRNNLKVDLAYGFQKVHERQKNNTIDDNTATPLNSALSANGKYRTAIHMLGANVSYRF
- a CDS encoding sensor domain-containing diguanylate cyclase, which produces MKDKIRTPEEPVKDLLKLRRKVAMLEALIEEKSLSEERYRSLVESTEDSIYLVDRDYRYLFINKKHLSRLGLLKNNFHGRTFDEFHSEEDTRDFTEKVDKVFKTGRSIQYEHKSRMDDKYFLLTLSPVRGKHKNIISVTVVSKDITRLKDLEENLRTLSLTDDLTDLYNRRGFFALAEHQLKVADRQKKGLFLLYADFDNLKKINDKFGHNEGSRALVETAKILKKHFRKSDIMARMGGDEFAIIPVVSTGERPDKIADRLKKYLELYYSKKNFGYKLSISIGIAYYDPDKPCSIHELLSRADKLMYEQKKLKSK
- a CDS encoding PilZ domain-containing protein, producing MTDDSKRRSKRKTFRLKAEITLGDRTYRGFIENLSGEGLFGVIIRDEALEDLKVHMLVNVKFEFPTGEVFNLFCEIKRLQENMDALVGRVYNFGMEIIDQSPEYKKFILTL
- a CDS encoding response regulator transcription factor, which translates into the protein MIKILIVDDHAIVREGLKQILSETSDIVVTGEANNGQEALEKVWHNKYDVVLLDISMPGRNGLEILKQIKHDNPALQVLILSVSPEEQYAVRALKAGASGYLTKESTPNELIAAIRKVSSGKKYVSSSLAERLACHLEAKSEDSLHESLSDREYEVMCMIASGKAVKEIAESLCLSVKTISTYRSRILEKMEMKNNAQLTHYAISNRLVTD